In Terriglobia bacterium, one DNA window encodes the following:
- a CDS encoding M64 family metallopeptidase translates to MRGEQPHPVGTHVNLDVQTTLQRHVGTDPRQITQPSAVQHPLTGRTHVARATFDGSAGRTMIHTSSATHPTILAHVTTSSFDRAVVIDSAVVLTHFNGELLLAWQEGGVLKCCSSADGASWSPVRDLAPLPAGERFALWSEGSKLYLASTQAAASQIVIRESADAATWTTQFPVPGLPGCLNMNPWCLAAPISALAIATTGDFVFMAYGEPGRIKVARFRKGPVNFNLRSLVISVARQQTSPAAALHALALHPSSTYGWTLAFVESYADATSSTGRRFVTRARRSDDGLEWGGTEWQYASGTTNTGGVSLVTTGVPMPWIIRMHDSGRPSDAVYNFVIVTEGFTYAERDRAYAMCQEMMVNVMNRAPFFYNKDLFNFWAVITYSKDSGWSDPTATPPLETIFGSTRVSNQLVPGILPMPHAWLLLTGNRTVAHYYGWALFNGVVATRPYDDAGASLCEAHLHSIPGIHEYLHTVTGGFNLGDHDLHDNRFKIINKTFDGTFSSTGAHAWQDWFVFGTTPTASRKIPVTDAYRTGLLAWVNAGNTPGSYAGFPYSTDPTSPSYVDALSLFQVGLWESELPDIADLAADPMFTALRACLMNSQDHHSHALCPICSRVIVEHLHTVAGMPFVLRDYQNTPKAFLEFQSRNQRACGTSTRPDALDLNGLVVVNGHPIAASEFMTYQADTLELVYVSRMDLTPWVTVGTPATIEFKRRSLGETRIWIPGIQVLNGRGARYSTQPVDIILPSGESLVTRLHDKHPTSRSVLNALGCDYEYWDLAEGDFALRFMPH, encoded by the coding sequence GTGCGCGGTGAACAACCGCACCCGGTTGGCACCCACGTAAATCTTGACGTTCAGACGACACTCCAACGGCACGTCGGCACCGACCCGCGGCAGATTACGCAACCGAGCGCCGTGCAGCACCCGCTGACGGGGCGGACGCACGTCGCTCGCGCGACGTTCGACGGCAGTGCCGGCCGGACCATGATTCACACTTCGAGCGCCACCCATCCAACGATCCTGGCGCATGTCACGACCTCGTCGTTCGATCGGGCGGTCGTCATCGACAGTGCCGTTGTGCTGACGCATTTCAACGGCGAGCTGCTACTGGCATGGCAGGAAGGCGGAGTGCTCAAGTGCTGCAGCTCCGCCGATGGTGCATCGTGGTCGCCGGTGCGCGACCTAGCGCCTTTGCCGGCGGGCGAGCGCTTCGCGCTCTGGAGCGAAGGCAGCAAGCTGTACCTTGCCAGCACGCAAGCTGCGGCCTCTCAAATCGTCATCCGCGAGTCCGCCGACGCGGCGACTTGGACGACTCAGTTTCCGGTGCCGGGATTGCCAGGCTGCTTGAACATGAATCCCTGGTGCCTGGCCGCGCCGATCAGCGCGCTGGCGATCGCCACCACCGGGGATTTCGTGTTCATGGCGTACGGCGAGCCCGGCCGGATCAAAGTCGCCAGATTCAGGAAGGGTCCGGTCAACTTCAACCTCCGAAGCCTTGTAATCAGCGTCGCGCGGCAGCAGACATCCCCGGCAGCCGCGCTGCACGCGCTCGCGCTTCATCCATCGTCGACGTACGGCTGGACGCTGGCATTCGTCGAGTCGTATGCCGACGCTACGTCGTCGACCGGACGAAGGTTCGTCACACGGGCGCGGCGGAGTGACGACGGACTGGAGTGGGGCGGGACCGAGTGGCAGTACGCGTCTGGAACGACGAACACCGGCGGCGTCTCGCTAGTCACCACCGGCGTTCCCATGCCGTGGATTATCAGGATGCACGATTCCGGGCGTCCGTCGGACGCCGTCTATAACTTCGTGATCGTGACCGAAGGGTTCACCTATGCCGAGCGCGATCGGGCGTATGCCATGTGCCAGGAGATGATGGTCAACGTCATGAACCGTGCACCCTTCTTCTACAACAAGGATCTGTTCAACTTCTGGGCGGTCATCACCTACTCCAAGGACTCGGGCTGGAGCGACCCAACCGCGACGCCGCCGCTCGAGACGATCTTCGGTTCGACACGAGTCTCGAACCAGTTAGTGCCCGGGATCCTCCCGATGCCGCATGCCTGGCTGCTGCTTACCGGCAACCGTACCGTCGCGCACTACTACGGATGGGCGCTATTCAACGGAGTGGTCGCCACCCGTCCGTACGACGACGCCGGGGCATCGCTCTGCGAGGCACACCTGCACTCGATCCCCGGGATTCACGAGTACCTGCACACCGTCACAGGGGGCTTCAACCTCGGCGACCACGACCTGCACGACAACCGATTCAAGATCATCAACAAGACGTTCGACGGAACGTTCAGCTCGACTGGTGCCCACGCCTGGCAGGATTGGTTTGTGTTCGGCACGACGCCGACGGCATCCCGGAAGATTCCGGTCACCGACGCATACCGCACCGGACTGCTCGCGTGGGTCAACGCGGGCAACACGCCGGGATCGTACGCAGGATTCCCTTACTCCACGGACCCGACCTCGCCCAGCTACGTCGATGCGCTTTCACTCTTCCAGGTCGGCTTGTGGGAGTCGGAACTCCCGGACATTGCGGATCTCGCCGCGGATCCGATGTTCACGGCCCTCCGTGCGTGCCTGATGAATTCCCAGGACCACCACTCGCACGCGCTCTGCCCAATCTGCAGCCGGGTCATCGTCGAGCATTTGCACACGGTGGCGGGCATGCCGTTCGTGCTGCGCGACTACCAGAACACGCCGAAGGCCTTTCTGGAGTTCCAGAGCCGCAATCAGCGGGCATGCGGGACGAGCACGCGACCAGACGCGCTCGACCTCAACGGTCTCGTCGTGGTCAACGGCCACCCGATTGCTGCATCGGAGTTCATGACGTATCAAGCGGACACGCTCGAGCTCGTGTACGTGTCACGCATGGACCTGACGCCATGGGTGACGGTTGGCACGCCAGCCACCATCGAGTTCAAGCGGCGATCGCTGGGCGAAACGCGCATCTGGATTCCCGGCATCCAGGTACTCAACGGCCGGGGCGCCAGGTACTCGACGCAGCCCGTGGACATCATCTTGCCGTCGGGCGAGAGCCTAGTCACCAGACTTCACGATAAGCACCCGACGTCTCGATCGGTGTTGAATGCACTTGGTTGCGATTACGAGTACTGGGATCTCGCCGAAGGGGATTTCGCGCTCAGGTTCATGCCACACTAG